In Rhodanobacter denitrificans, a single window of DNA contains:
- a CDS encoding cysteine dioxygenase: protein MGKHQPLLKTLRAIALEHAGVERPDLATMARELGRVVHQDAAALAHRLGRLSQRRHGFERWLLAERGKPPVSVLVLAWPPNHAAPVHDPAGLWGLDMALVGALEVQSYRCDDASGELSLHGRNWLGPGDGIWFEGEHGLARRCRNLSRHDTALSLHVCSGEPAQHFAGGQLDPAGRWSAQPRHSAIAGRLPG, encoded by the coding sequence ATGGGCAAGCACCAGCCTCTCCTGAAAACCCTGCGCGCGATCGCGCTCGAGCACGCCGGCGTCGAACGCCCCGACCTCGCCACGATGGCGCGCGAACTGGGCCGCGTGGTGCATCAGGATGCCGCGGCGCTGGCCCACCGGCTGGGCCGGCTGAGCCAGCGCCGGCACGGTTTCGAACGCTGGCTGCTGGCCGAGCGCGGCAAGCCGCCGGTCAGCGTGCTGGTACTGGCCTGGCCGCCGAACCACGCCGCGCCGGTGCATGACCCCGCCGGCCTGTGGGGCCTGGACATGGCGCTGGTGGGCGCGCTGGAAGTGCAGTCCTACCGCTGCGACGACGCGTCCGGCGAGCTGAGCCTGCACGGCCGCAACTGGCTCGGCCCGGGCGACGGCATCTGGTTCGAGGGCGAACACGGACTGGCGCGGCGCTGCCGCAACCTGTCGCGGCACGACACGGCGCTCTCGCTGCACGTCTGCAGCGGCGAGCCGGCGCAGCACTTTGCCGGCGGGCAGCTCGACCCCGCCGGGCGCTGGAGCGCGCAGCCACGGCACAGCGCCATCGCCGGCCGCCTGCCCGGCTGA